A single region of the Equus przewalskii isolate Varuska chromosome 26, EquPr2, whole genome shotgun sequence genome encodes:
- the SPAAR gene encoding small regulatory polypeptide of amino acid response gives METAVIGVVMVLFAVTVVVTCILCCFSCDSRARGPHGGPGRSFTVATFRQEPSLFSGPGHHAQPVGSTQDFWTFM, from the coding sequence ATGGAAACGGCAGTGATTGGGGTGGTGATGGTGCTGTTTGCGGTCACCGTGGTCGTCACCTGCATCCTCTGCTGCTTCAGCTGTGACTCGCGGGCCCGGGGTCCTCATGGGGGCCCTGGCCGCAGCTTCACGGTGGCCACCTTTCGTCAggagccttctctcttctctgggccAGGGCACCATGCCCAGCCAGTGGGGAGCACCCAGGACTTCTGGACCTTCATGTGA